In a single window of the Rhodamnia argentea isolate NSW1041297 chromosome 2, ASM2092103v1, whole genome shotgun sequence genome:
- the LOC115749809 gene encoding kinesin-like protein KIN-4C, whose amino-acid sequence MDNCEARPPVSSGSANEKDSSQCVKVAVNIRPLITSELLIGCTDCITVVPGEPQVQIGSHSFTYDHVYGSTGSPSSAIFNDSVAPLVDALCRGYNATVLAYGQTGSGKTYTMGTNYNGEESNSGIIPKVMDTIFRKVENMRDSAELLIRVSFIEIFKEEVFDLLDQNSSTLCKGEGVSAAKAVGPARVPIQIRETVHGGITLAGVTEAEVKTKEEMAFYLSRGSLSRATGSTNMNSQSSRSHAIFTITMEQKKMAHFPSDDEFGDDILCAKLHLVDLAGSERAKRTGADGMRFKEGIHINKGLLALGNVISALGDEKKRKEGGHVPYRDSKLTRLLQDSLGGNSKTLMIACVSPAETNAEETLNTLKYANRARNIQNKAVINRDPMAAQVQRMRSQIEQLQAELLLYRGDTSGPYEELQILKHKVSLLEASNVELQRELQERRITCDHLMQRAVDAQVEKDKLIMKIESARSGRSWDEIDCNSNQDYDLVKSYVSKIHELEAELLRLQSSLHAKRNVLDSIDSDDDGSRPNNTLASCLNDFSSGSEAKSVDLADEIEVDEKELEHSSLQEKLGMELKELDKKLEQKEAEMKRFANVDTSVLKQHYERKLLDLEQEKKSLQKEIEELRCNLANISSTSGDNAQRLKGEYLQKLNVLEAQVLELKKKQDAQAQLLRQKQKSDEAAKRLQDEIQRIKTQKVQLQHKIKQESEQFRLWKASREKEVLQLKKEGRRNEYEMHKLLALNQRQKMVLQRKTEEASMATKRLKELLESRKASSRETTGAGSGNGPGIQALMRAIEHELEVTIRVHEVRSEYERHMEERAKMAKEIARLKEEAELQKQANLSDCPPAMSPGARNSRIFALENMLATSSSTLVSMASQLSEAEERERVFSGRGRWNQVRSLADAKNLMNYLFNLASSSRCLLWDKEVDCREKDSHIRDLKERVVKLSSVIRQLEMQKTELVHQLKSQDILLKKHYKSNVADSGDSRLNIGPNKYVLHKQEHRASVFLFEDMDTSESDYSDDAAYDDDDEDWVQSGKRPRRRRAKIGRHSSSDTQDPEVNEVNGVKKESSGERTTANDNTEVCCSCSKSSSCKTSRCECRGTGSVCGPSCGCLSSKCTNRESASAKGLEESSGEDKSGALNDGNNEETGESNLASHGASLLQSAFGEKPVDSADDADVRRKPLSDIGNTLAKTKAPKPNRRKKWGKAAVQLVPVAPPPAFPETTVKASEKPDDGISLQGDVPLKLPRAMRTPAPSGNNVLRERNADLSDETTQSKEAGVAAPEVLVPQERKTDDKENHAS is encoded by the exons ATGGATAATTGTGAGGCTAGGCCGCCGGTTTCGAGCGGGTCGGCGAATGAGAAGGATTCATCTCAGTGCGTGAAGGTCGCGGTCAACATCAGGCCTCTGATTACCTCGGAGCTCCTCATTGGCTGCACTGACTGCATCACTGTTGTTCCAGGAGAGCCTCAG GTGCAAATTGGGTCACATTCATTCACATATGACCATGTGTATGGGAGCACGGGATCACCTTCTTCAGCCATCTTCAATGACTCTGTTGCTCCGCTTGTCGATGCACTCTGCAGAGGCTACAATGCCACCGTCCTCGCATATGGCCAG ACTGGTTCTGGCAAAACATACACCATGGGAACTAACTATAATGGAGAAGAGAGTAACAGTGGAATCATACCTAAAGTGATGGACACAATTTTCAGAAAAGTCGAGAATATGAGAGATTCTGCTGAGCTTCTCATCAGAGTTTCCTTTATTGAG ATTTTCAAAGAAGAAGTTTTTGATCttcttgatcaaaattcatcaacTCTTTGTAAAGGTGAAGGGGTGTCTGCAGCAAAGGCTGTAGGACCTGCTAGAGTTCCAATACAGATTAGAGAAACAGTACATGGTGGGATAACACTTGCTGGAGTGACTGAAGCAGAAGTTAAAACAAAGGAAGAGATGGCGTTTTATCTATCTCGGGGCTCTTTATCTCGTGCTACTGGGAGTACCAACATGAATAGCCAGTCTAG CCGATCACATGCTATCTTCACAATCACGATGGAGCAAAAGAAGATGGCTCATTTTCCAAGCGATGATGAATTCGGTGACGATATTTTGTGTGCAAAACTTCATTTAGTTGACCTTGCTGGATCGGAGAGAGCAAAACGAACCGGTGCAGATGGAATGCGCTTTAAAGAAG GCATTCACATCAACAAAGGTTTGTTGGCTCTTGGCAATGTAATAAGCGCGttaggagatgagaagaagcgAAAAGAAGGAGGCCATGTTCCATATCGCGATAGCAAGCTAACACGCCTGTTACAG GATTCCCTTGGAGGAAATAGCAAAACGTTGATGATAG CTTGTGTGAGTCCTGCTGAAACAAATGCTGAGGAGACTTTGAACACCCTTAAGTATGCAAATCGTGCTCGCAACATTCAAAACAAAGCAGTG ATCAATCGTGATCCAATGGCAGCTCAAGTGCAAAGGATGCGAAGCCAAATAGAGCAGTTGCAAGCGGAGCTTCTACTATATCGTGGTGACACTAGTGGACCATATGAAGAACTTCAA ATACTCAAGCATAAAGTTTCTTTACTTGAAGCAAGCAATGTGGAGTTACAACGAGAGTTGCAAGAGCGTCGTATCACTTGTGATCATTTGATGCAGCGTGCTGTTGATGCACAG GTTGAAAAAGACAAATTGATTATGAAAATTGAATCAGCTCGAAGCGGCAGGTCGTGGGATGAAATTGATTGTAACTCAAATCAG GATTATGATTTGGTCAAATCTTATGTGTCCAAAATCCACGAGTTAGAAGCAGAATTGCTTCGCCTACAAAGCTCACTTCACGCAAAACGTAATGTTCTGGATTCCATTGATTCGGACGATGATGGATCTCGCCCCAACAACACATTGGCTTCTTgcttaaatgatttttcttctgGTTCCGAAGCTAAAAGTGTGGACCTTGCAG ATGAAATTGAAGTTGACGAGAAAGAGCTAGAACACTCTTCACTTCAAGAGAAACTGGGGATGGAGCTTAAAGAACTGGATAAAAAACTTGAGCAGAAGGAG GCTGAAATGAAGCGctttgcaaatgttgacacttCGGTTCTAAAACAACACTACGAGAGAAAACTTTTGGACTTGGAACAAGAGAAAAAGTCTTTACAG AAAGAGATAGAAGAACTGAGATGCAATCTTGCAAACATTTCATCTACATCCGGTGATAATGCTCAGAGATTAAAGGGGGAATATCTTCAAAAACTAAATGTTCTTGAAGCACAG GTGTTAGAgttgaagaagaaacaagatGCACAAGCTCAACTTTTaaggcaaaagcaaaaaagcGATGAGGCTGCCAAACGATTGCAAGATGAGATTCAGAGAATAAAAACTCAGAAG GTTCAATTACAACATAAGATAAAGCAAGAATCTGAACAATTCCGATTGTGGAAGGCATCAAGGGAGAAAGAGGTTCTCCAG CTGAAGAAAGAGGGACGGAGGAATGAGTATGAGATGCACAAGTTATTGGCTTTGAACCAAAGGCAGAAGATG GTCTTACAGCGGAAGACAGAAGAAGCTTCTATGGCTACCAAAAGGCTGAAAGAACTGTTGGAGTCTCGAAAAGCTTCCTCTAGGGAGACAACTG GTGCTGGGAGTGGCAATGGTCCTGGAATTCAG GCTTTGATGCGGGCCATTGAGCATGAACTAGAAGTCACCATACGGGTTCATGAAGTACGTTCTGAATACGAGCGTCATATGGAAGA GAGGGCAAAAATGGCGAAGGAGATTGCTAGGCTTAAGGAAGAAGCAGAATTGCAGAAGCAAGCAAACTTAAG TGACTGTCCCCCTGCAATGTCTCCTGGTGCGAGGAATTCAAGAATTTTTGCTCTTGAGAACATGCTTGCGACTTCTTCCAGTACCCTAGTGTCCATGGCATCGCAGCTATCAGAAGCAGAAGAGCGTGAAAGGGTCTTCAGTGGCAGGGGACGTTGGAATCAAGTTCGTTCCCTAGCAGATGCAAAGAATCTGATGAACTACCTCTTTAATTTGGCATCTTCTTCGAG gTGCCTACTGTGGGATAAAGAGGTTGATTGTAGAGAAAAGGACTCACATATAAGAGATTTAAAGGAGAGAGTTGTCAAACTAAGCTCTGTGATCAGACAGTTGGAAATGCAGAAGACAGAACTCGTTCATCAGCTAAAGTCGCAG GACATCCTCTTGAAGAAGCACTACAAATCAAATGTAGCAGATTCAGGGGATTCCAGGCTAAACATCGGACCAAATAAATATGTCTTACACAAGCAG GAACACAGGGCATCGGTATTTCTGTTCGAGGACATGGACACATCAGAATCAGATTATTCAGATGATGCAGCatatgatgacgatgatgaagaCTGGGTACAGTCGGGAAAACGGCCACGAAGGAGAAGAGCCAAAATTGGACGCCATTCGTCTTCTGATACCCAAGACCCAGAGGTTAATGAAGTaaatggcgtaaagaaggagaGCTCCGGCGAAAGAACAACAGCAAATGATAATACTGAGGTTTGCTGCTCATGCAGCAAAAGCTCATCTTGTAAAACATCAAGATGTGAATGTCGGGGCACTGGATCAGTCTGTGGGCCATCGTGTGGCTGCCTATCCAGTAAATGCACCAACAGAGAGTCTGCATCTGCCAAAGGGTTGGAGGAATCTTCCGGAGAAGATAAAAGCGGGGCCTTAAACGATGGGAACAATGAAGAAACTGGCGAATCTAATCTAGCCTCCCACGGTGCAAGTTTACTTCAGAGTGCATTTGGTGAAAAACCTGTTGATTCAGCTGATGATGCTGATGTGAGGAGGAAACCTTTATCTGACATCGGGAACACCTTG GCCAAAACGAAGGCACCAAAACCTAATCGAAGAAAGAAATGGGGGAAAGCCGCAGTCCAGCTGGTTCCTGTGGCTCCACCTCCTGCATTTCCCGAGACAACAGTGAAGGCCTCTGAGAAGCCAGATGATGGTATCTCTCTCCAGGGAGACGTTCCTTTGAAGTTACCTAGGGCTATGCGAACGCCGGCTCCAAGCGGTAATAATGTGCTAAGAGAAAGGAATGCTGATCTGAGTGATGAGACAACTCAAAGCAAGGAGGCTGGTGTAGCGGCTCCAGAAGTTTTGGTTCCGCAGGAAAGAAAGACCGATGATAAGGAGAATCATGCATCTTga
- the LOC115749901 gene encoding protein ECERIFERUM 2, with the protein MVASDKKSSVHSVKLSSVVPARVTGDNTVHGLTSMDLAMKLHYLKGLYFFSSEAVQGLTIADLKKPMFQGLELYPMTSGRIRQSESDRPVIKCNDSGVRIIEARCDKSLDEWLAATQEEDGGWELQDLLAHSQVLGPDLGFSPLIYVQFTWFECGGICVGLSWAHVLGDAFSASSFINMWGQIMAGHAPPKSLHAPVPKWPSSPGKSTLDTAPLTVKRVDPVGDCWLAVNNSKLEAYSVHLTLRQLDHITSICGLVGESKVPHFELLSALIWKSVSKIRGDGGPKIVTVCENNVHREVNQLPSNSMDLSRVEVNFSVAEAEVSDLARLITEAENENGMIEEMVEKDEGKLDFIAYGANLTFVNLDGADIYGLELQGRKPIFANYRISGVGDEGVVLVLPGPENGDEKGGGGLARTVTMVLPEAQMAQLKEEINGTWGILPQ; encoded by the exons ATGGTTGCATCGGACAAGAAGAGCTCCGTGCACAGCGTGAAGCTGTCGTCGGTGGTGCCGGCTAGAGTGACGGGCGACAACACGGTGCACGGGCTGACAAGCATGGACCTGGCGATGAAGCTCCACTACCTCAAGGGGCTCTACTTCTTCAGCAGTGAAGCCGTCCAGGGGCTCACCATCGCCGACCTGAAGAAGCCCATGTTCCAGGGCCTGGAGCTCTATCCCATGACGTCTGGCAGGATCAGGCAGTCCGAGAGTGACAGGCCCGTCATCAAGTGCAACGATAGCGGGGTCCGCATCATCGAGGCCCGTTGCGACAAGTCGCTGGATGAGTGGTTGGCGGCAACCCAGGAGGAGGATGGTGGCTGGGAGCTCCAGGACTTGCTGGCTCATTCTCAGGTTCTTGGCCCGGATCTTGGCTTCTCTCCCCTGATTTATGTTCAG TTCACTTGGTTCGAATGCGGAGGAATCTGTGTGGGTCTAAGCTGGGCTCACGTCCTCGGAGATGCCTTCTCAGCTTCGTCCTTCATCAACATGTGGGGCCAGATCATGGCCGGTCACGCGCCGCCCAAGTCCCTCCACGCGCCAGTTCCCAAATGGCCCTCATCCCCCGGCAAATCGACGCTCGACACGGCGCCATTGACCGTTAAAAGGGTCGACCCGGTTGGGGACTGTTGGTTAGCCGTCAACAACAGTAAGTTGGAGGCATACTCCGTTCACCTCACCTTGCGACAACTCGATCACATCACAAGCATATGTGGATTGGTTGGTGAATCTAAAGTCCCACATTTCGAACTGCTGTCCGCTTTGATTTGGAAATCCGTGTCGAAGATAAGGGGAGACGGCGGGCCGAAGATCGTAACCGTGTGCGAGAATAATGTCCATAGAGAAGTGAACCAATTACCCTCAAACAGCATGGATTTGAGCAGGGTCGAAGTGAATTTCTCGGTGGCAGAAGCGGAAGTATCCGATCTGGCGAGGCTGATCACCGAGGCGGAGAATGAGAATGGCATGATTGAAGAAATGGTGGAGAAAGATGAAGGGAAGCTGGACTTCATCGCATATGGGGCGAATTTGACATTTGTGAATTTGGATGGTGCAGATATATATGGGCTAGAGTTGCAGGGCCGAAAGCCAATTTTTGCAAATTACAGAATAAGTGGGGTTGGAGATGAAGGGGTGGTGTTGGTCCTTCCAGGACCAGAAAATGGGGATGAAAAGGGTGGTGGTGGGCTTGCAAGGACGGTGACAATGGTCCTGCCCGAGGCTCAGATGGCACAGCTCAAGGAGGAGATTAACGGAACGTGGGGAATTTTGCCCCAGTGA
- the LOC115749810 gene encoding MADS-box protein SVP-like, whose protein sequence is MAREKIKIKKIDNVTARQVTFSKRRRGLFKKAGELSVLCDAEVAVVIFSATGKLFEYSSSSMKDTLERYTLHQNNLENMDQPSLELQLEHSNNMRLCKEVAEKSHRLRQLRGDDLQGMNMEELQQLEKMLEAGLSRVLVTKEERIRTEITDLEKKGAELIEENKILKQKMTTLTKGKRHVVMEPDVAVPEEGISSESATNVCSCNSGPPLEDDGSDTSLKLGLPFSS, encoded by the exons ATGGCGAGAGagaagatcaagatcaagaagatAGACAATGTGACGGCGAGGCAGGTGACGTTCTCCAAGAGGAGACGAGGGCTTTTCAAGAAAGCCGGAGAGCTGTCGGTCCTGTGCGACGCCGAGGTCGCCGTCGTCATCTTCTCGGCTACGGGCAAGCTCTTCGAGTACTCCAGCTCCAG CATGAAGGACACTCTTGAGAGGTACACCCTCCACCAAAATAATCTCGAGAATATGGACCAACCTTCCCTTGAGCTGCAG CTGGAGCATAGCAATAACATGAGGTTATGCAAGGAAGTGGCAGAAAAGAGCCACCGACTCAG GCAATTGAGGGGTGATGATCTTCAAGGAATGAATATGGAGGAGCTGCAGCAATTGGAGAAGATGCTTGAAGCTGGACTTAGCCGTGTGCTGGTGACTAAG gaAGAACGAATTAGAACCGAGATCACTGATCTAGAGAAAAAG GGAGCGGAGTTGattgaagaaaacaagatattAAAGCAGAAA ATGACTACGTTGACCAAGGGAAAGCGGCACGTTGTCATGGAGCCAGATGTTGCGGTTCCGGAGGAAGGAATTTCGTCCGAGTCCGCCACCAATGTGTGCAGCTGCAATTCCGGCCCTCCTTTGGAAGATGATGGCTCTGATACATCCCTGAAACTTGG GCTTCCTTTCTCAAGCTAA